The following coding sequences lie in one Duffyella gerundensis genomic window:
- a CDS encoding GGDEF and EAL domain-containing protein: MLNNINTDEERREHALQALRSSDEIRDEVLRKFVRLASQTLAIPGSFVSIVDDEMQYIRAAHNFNLKQSSRQDSLCRHVVDGNGVVIVADTHLDPRFAEHPLIIGAPYIRFYAGVALKNREGVRLGTLCVTDTSPQAFSAAQLNTLQLLATLVMSFLEAWHSAGFIDPVTDLPNRQRLIRDLQYLAEAGDTTRRRLVLIDCIDMPRAYELARSMGMGPVESLLGDMATLIPLRLRLTPGDMLYTVATGRFALLTRADGPLNASWVVSRLAGISADLEEGLSVALTTHSGEAEFIAGEVAAQEVLRRAVSALHEAIGLGVPSLPFSEVSDTQRTRDFRLMNDLTVALRENIGLYLVYQPKVRLQDGMPVGLEALIRWRHPTRGELSPAAFIPLAEQTELLGEVTAWVINSVILRLTALRNSPIQLPITINVSVRDFSQKVFADQLESRMIKAGLSTALLGIECLETERIIESSAALQGLEMLKLKGFGISLDDFGTGYSNVSYLRRMPLDVIKLDRSLISDLSVDTASRVIVRSIITMLKELDYVVLAEGVESEEDATALLDYGCDLAQGYFYSKPLAGEALNSWLSWKLRDRG, encoded by the coding sequence ATGCTCAATAATATTAATACGGATGAGGAACGCCGTGAACATGCCCTGCAGGCGCTGCGCTCATCCGATGAAATCAGGGATGAAGTGCTGCGAAAATTTGTCCGGCTGGCGAGCCAGACGCTGGCTATTCCTGGTAGTTTTGTCTCCATTGTGGATGATGAGATGCAATATATCAGGGCCGCACATAACTTTAATCTTAAGCAATCGTCACGCCAGGATTCACTGTGTCGGCACGTAGTGGATGGCAACGGCGTGGTCATCGTTGCCGATACGCATCTTGATCCCCGCTTTGCCGAGCATCCACTGATTATCGGCGCACCTTACATTCGTTTTTATGCTGGAGTAGCGCTGAAAAATCGTGAAGGCGTCCGGTTGGGCACGCTGTGCGTGACCGATACCAGCCCGCAGGCTTTCAGCGCCGCTCAGTTGAATACGCTTCAGCTGCTCGCCACGCTGGTGATGTCCTTTCTCGAAGCCTGGCACTCCGCTGGCTTTATCGATCCGGTTACGGACTTGCCGAATCGCCAGCGTCTTATTCGCGATCTGCAATATCTGGCCGAGGCGGGTGATACCACGCGACGCAGGCTGGTGCTGATCGACTGCATTGATATGCCGCGGGCTTACGAACTCGCTCGCTCGATGGGAATGGGCCCGGTAGAAAGCCTGCTCGGTGATATGGCGACGCTTATTCCGCTGCGTCTGCGGTTGACGCCGGGTGACATGCTGTACACCGTGGCTACCGGGCGCTTTGCGCTGCTGACCCGCGCTGACGGGCCGCTGAATGCCAGTTGGGTTGTCAGTCGGCTTGCCGGTATCAGCGCCGACCTGGAAGAGGGGTTGTCAGTAGCGCTGACCACCCACAGCGGCGAGGCGGAATTTATTGCCGGTGAAGTGGCCGCTCAGGAAGTGTTGCGTCGCGCGGTGAGTGCGCTGCATGAAGCTATTGGGCTAGGCGTGCCTTCTTTGCCATTTAGCGAAGTTTCCGATACGCAGCGCACCCGTGATTTCCGCCTGATGAACGATTTGACCGTCGCGCTGCGCGAAAATATTGGTCTGTATCTGGTTTATCAACCTAAGGTGCGTTTGCAGGATGGTATGCCTGTTGGCCTGGAAGCGCTGATCCGCTGGCGGCATCCGACCCGCGGCGAGCTTTCCCCGGCGGCCTTTATTCCGCTGGCGGAACAGACCGAGCTGCTGGGTGAGGTCACCGCCTGGGTGATCAACAGCGTTATTCTTCGCCTGACTGCGCTACGAAACAGCCCTATCCAACTGCCGATCACCATCAATGTCAGCGTACGTGATTTCTCGCAAAAAGTGTTTGCCGATCAGCTTGAGAGCCGGATGATAAAAGCCGGACTCTCGACCGCGCTACTCGGTATTGAATGCCTTGAAACGGAACGCATTATCGAAAGCTCCGCGGCGCTCCAGGGGCTGGAAATGCTCAAACTCAAAGGCTTTGGCATTTCGCTTGATGATTTCGGCACCGGTTACAGCAATGTCAGCTATCTGCGCCGCATGCCGTTGGATGTCATTAAGCTTGATCGTTCTCTGATCAGCGATCTTTCCGTTGATACCGCGTCCCGAGTTATTGTCCGCAGCATTATCACCATGCTGAAGGAGCTGGATTATGTGGTGCTGGCGGAAGGGGTGGAAAGTGAGGAAGACGCAACGGCGCTGCTCGATTATGGCTGCGACCTCGCGCAAGGCTACTTTTATTCGAAACCGCTCGCCGGGGAAGCGCTCAATAGCTGGCTGAGCTGGAAGCTACGGGATCGCGGTTAA